Proteins encoded in a region of the bacterium genome:
- a CDS encoding alanine racemase, with translation MPKCELIGQPLAAVDTPALIVDADILTRNILSLQRASEAAGLEVRPHIKAHKTPQIAQMQVRAGAVGVTAAKIGEAEVMADAGIEDIFIANILIGAAKMRRLVALARRVPKLSVAVDSVEGARQLSEAFGAAGMALDVMIEIDAGAGRCGVLPERAVAFAGEITALPALNIVGLMAYAARSYSCRTEQERRAYCAEEGAGLAAIAEELRQAGFDIERISGGSTPTAGRYPAHCGLTEIRSGTYCLNDHNQMDLGTCAVGDVAATVLATVVSHPAPDRFIIDAGTKSLDQQVSQLTEGYGVLLDPPGARVVKINDEHGYLDRAAGDLHIGDKVRIIPPRICTCLNLYDEMVIVQDGIVRDVWRIAARGKNV, from the coding sequence ATGCCCAAGTGTGAACTCATCGGACAGCCACTCGCCGCCGTGGACACCCCCGCGCTCATCGTGGATGCGGATATCTTGACACGCAACATCCTCAGTCTACAGAGGGCCTCGGAAGCGGCGGGGCTAGAGGTCCGGCCACACATCAAGGCCCACAAGACGCCGCAGATCGCGCAGATGCAGGTGCGCGCCGGGGCCGTGGGCGTAACGGCCGCGAAGATCGGCGAGGCCGAGGTCATGGCCGACGCCGGCATCGAGGACATCTTCATCGCCAACATCCTCATCGGCGCGGCGAAGATGCGCCGGCTGGTGGCGCTGGCGCGGCGCGTGCCGAAGCTGTCGGTGGCCGTGGACAGCGTCGAGGGGGCGCGGCAACTGTCGGAGGCCTTCGGCGCGGCCGGCATGGCGCTGGACGTGATGATCGAGATTGACGCGGGTGCGGGGCGCTGTGGCGTGCTGCCGGAGCGTGCCGTGGCCTTCGCGGGTGAGATTACCGCCCTGCCCGCGCTGAACATCGTCGGCCTCATGGCGTATGCCGCCCGGTCGTACTCGTGCCGCACCGAGCAGGAGCGCCGCGCCTACTGCGCCGAAGAGGGCGCGGGCCTGGCCGCCATCGCTGAGGAGCTGCGGCAGGCGGGCTTCGACATCGAGCGGATCAGTGGCGGCTCGACGCCGACGGCCGGGCGCTACCCGGCCCACTGCGGCCTGACGGAGATTCGGTCCGGCACGTATTGCCTCAACGACCACAACCAGATGGACCTCGGGACCTGCGCCGTGGGGGACGTGGCTGCGACGGTCCTGGCGACGGTCGTGAGCCATCCCGCGCCCGATCGCTTCATCATTGACGCGGGCACGAAGTCGCTGGACCAACAGGTCTCGCAGCTCACCGAGGGCTACGGGGTGCTGCTCGACCCGCCGGGCGCGCGGGTGGTGAAGATCAACGACGAGCACGGCTATCTCGACCGCGCGGCCGGGGACCTGCACATCGGCGACAAGGTGCGCATCATCCCGCCGCGCATCTGCACGTGCCTGAACCTGTACGATGAGATGGTGATCGTCCAGGACGGAATCGTGCGCGACGTGTGGCGCATCGCCGCGCGGGGGAAGAATGTATAG